A genomic region of Xanthomonas campestris pv. phormiicola contains the following coding sequences:
- a CDS encoding glutathione S-transferase family protein: MPIADRHVTLYHNPKSRSKGVLILLEELGADYALERIDFASGAQLAPEYLAINPMGKVPAIDHAGAVVTEQVAIYQYLADLYPEAALAPAMGDPRRGPYLRWLAFYGSAFEPAIIDRALKREAPPRAMSPYADCDTVMGVVDDQLARGDYLLGDRCTAADVLWGSALGWMIGFGLVDPPAPTRAYVERMAARPAMQRAQAIDAAAEA; encoded by the coding sequence ATGCCCATCGCCGACCGCCATGTGACCCTGTACCACAACCCCAAATCCCGCTCCAAAGGCGTGCTGATCCTGCTCGAGGAACTGGGCGCCGACTACGCGCTGGAACGCATCGACTTCGCCAGCGGCGCGCAGCTGGCGCCGGAATACCTGGCGATCAACCCGATGGGCAAGGTGCCGGCGATCGACCACGCCGGCGCGGTGGTGACCGAACAGGTGGCGATCTACCAATACCTGGCCGATCTGTACCCGGAGGCCGCGCTGGCCCCGGCGATGGGCGATCCGCGCCGCGGCCCCTACCTGCGCTGGCTGGCGTTCTACGGCTCGGCGTTCGAGCCGGCCATCATCGACCGCGCGCTCAAGCGCGAGGCGCCGCCGCGGGCGATGTCGCCGTACGCGGACTGCGACACGGTGATGGGCGTGGTCGACGACCAGCTGGCGCGCGGCGACTACCTGCTCGGCGACCGCTGCACCGCGGCCGATGTGCTGTGGGGCAGCGCGCTGGGCTGGATGATCGGCTTCGGCCTGGTCGATCCGCCGGCACCGACCCGCGCCTACGTCGAACGCATGGCGGCGCGGCCGGCGATGCAGCGCGCGCAGGCGATCGACGCGGCCGCCGAGGCCTGA
- a CDS encoding WYL domain-containing protein, translated as MASPASRTLRLIGLLQTRRVWAGAELAERLGVDRRSLRRDIERLRALGYAVQASSGVGGGYRLAAGAQMLPLLFEDDEAVTVAVALHAAAASMGGLEDTALRVLAKLDPLLPARVRQRAGALQAVTVSLGQDPTLPDTQLLIGIASACRDRRLLGFGYCDHAGRGSQRLIEPLRLVNHGRRWYLLGWDRDRADWRTFRVERMQPPLQAGEAIALRLPPRDPAAMVRDAIRHSPLPLQFGLSVRLRGSVAELGTRIPSWCGTLEAEEDGYCRLTMLADALPWLAAQLLTLGVPFVSLQADAAVTAGLRAALGELLAQLPATSD; from the coding sequence ATGGCTTCCCCCGCCTCCCGCACCCTGCGCCTGATCGGCTTGCTGCAGACCCGCCGGGTCTGGGCCGGCGCCGAGCTGGCCGAACGTCTTGGCGTGGACCGGCGCAGCCTGCGCCGCGACATCGAGCGCCTGCGCGCGCTGGGCTATGCGGTGCAGGCCTCGTCCGGGGTCGGCGGCGGCTACCGGCTGGCCGCCGGTGCGCAGATGCTGCCGCTGCTGTTCGAGGACGACGAGGCGGTGACGGTCGCGGTGGCGCTGCACGCGGCCGCCGCCAGCATGGGCGGCCTGGAGGACACCGCGCTGCGGGTGCTGGCCAAGCTCGACCCGCTGCTGCCGGCGCGGGTCCGGCAGCGCGCCGGGGCGCTGCAGGCGGTCACCGTGTCGCTGGGCCAGGATCCCACGCTGCCGGACACCCAGCTGCTGATCGGCATCGCCAGCGCCTGTCGCGACCGGCGCCTGCTCGGCTTCGGCTATTGCGACCACGCCGGACGCGGCAGCCAGCGCCTGATCGAGCCGTTGCGCCTGGTCAATCATGGGCGCCGCTGGTATCTGCTGGGCTGGGACCGCGATCGCGCCGACTGGCGGACGTTCCGGGTCGAACGCATGCAACCGCCATTGCAGGCGGGCGAGGCGATCGCGCTGCGCCTGCCGCCGCGCGATCCGGCCGCGATGGTCCGCGACGCGATCCGGCACAGTCCGCTGCCGCTGCAGTTCGGGCTCAGCGTGCGCCTGCGCGGCAGCGTCGCCGAACTCGGCACGCGCATTCCGTCCTGGTGCGGAACCCTGGAGGCCGAGGAGGACGGCTACTGCCGGTTGACCATGCTGGCCGACGCGTTGCCGTGGCTGGCGGCGCAACTGCTGACCCTGGGCGTGCCGTTCGTGTCGCTGCAGGCCGATGCCGCGGTGACGGCCGGGCTGCGTGCCGCACTGGGCGAGCTGCTGGCGCAGTTGCCGGCTACGTCCGATTGA
- a CDS encoding lytic transglycosylase domain-containing protein codes for MKGMLGLLGLAIATLSALPASAGTLYKCIGGDGVPSYVSKRVAGASCSVVGRYVPDRRSARPAPAAAAVSAERAPSRGVIALAAPQSGAPATIISTPVAAPVAASVAPKSVAPVPAAGGAAPRRVVSGQVYSYMKDGVRHYTSARPTQVASLGAVRTIRYSFIETCYACANPGLNFGTVRLNTTAYQSEIAAAAREYGVDEAVVRAIIHAESAYNPMALSRAGAQGLMQLMPPTARRFGVSDSFDASQNIRGGVQYLAWLLKRFNGNLSLAAAGYNAGEGAVDKHGGVPPYSETQRYVQRVGVLADRYRGVLATAH; via the coding sequence ATGAAGGGGATGCTGGGGCTTCTGGGGCTGGCAATCGCAACGCTGTCGGCACTGCCGGCCAGTGCCGGCACCCTGTACAAGTGCATCGGTGGCGACGGCGTGCCCAGTTACGTCAGCAAGCGCGTGGCCGGCGCCAGCTGCAGCGTGGTCGGCCGTTATGTGCCCGACCGCCGCTCCGCACGCCCCGCGCCCGCGGCTGCCGCAGTCTCCGCCGAGCGTGCGCCCAGCCGTGGTGTCATCGCGCTGGCCGCGCCGCAGTCCGGCGCCCCGGCCACCATCATCAGCACCCCGGTCGCGGCGCCGGTCGCCGCCAGCGTGGCGCCGAAGAGCGTGGCACCCGTGCCGGCCGCTGGCGGCGCCGCGCCGCGGCGGGTGGTCAGCGGTCAGGTCTATTCCTATATGAAGGACGGCGTGCGCCACTACACCAGCGCGCGGCCGACCCAGGTCGCCAGCCTCGGTGCGGTGCGCACCATCCGCTACAGCTTCATCGAGACCTGCTACGCCTGCGCCAATCCCGGCCTGAATTTCGGTACGGTGCGGCTGAACACCACCGCCTACCAGAGCGAGATCGCCGCCGCCGCGCGCGAGTACGGGGTCGACGAAGCGGTGGTGCGCGCGATCATCCATGCCGAGTCGGCGTACAACCCGATGGCGCTGAGCCGTGCCGGCGCGCAGGGCCTGATGCAGCTGATGCCGCCGACCGCGCGCCGCTTCGGGGTCAGCGATTCGTTCGATGCGTCGCAGAACATCCGCGGCGGCGTGCAGTACCTGGCCTGGCTGCTGAAGCGCTTCAACGGCAACCTCAGCCTGGCCGCCGCCGGCTACAACGCCGGCGAGGGCGCGGTAGACAAACACGGCGGCGTGCCGCCGTACAGCGAGACCCAGCGCTACGTGCAGCGCGTCGGCGTGCTTGCCGACCGCTACCGCGGCGTGCTGGCGACGGCGCATTGA